One Deltaproteobacteria bacterium genomic window, GGTTGAAGACCCGCACCCGCGGCTCACTTACCAGCGGCTCGCTGAAGAAGCGAAAGGCCGGCACCGTGATCGCCGCCCACACTTGAGGGTCGCCAGTCACTAAGTGTTCGATCGCGCCCTTGGCGAACAACTGCCGCGCAAAGGCATCGGCCAGCGGCCGCTCGATCGGTGTCAGCAGGGCCCGCATCCGTTCCAGCACCGCGCGCAGGGCCGGCGGGTCGCCCGCCACCGGCGTGCGTTCTTCCATCAAGCGGGCGATCGCCTTCGAGAACTCCGCCACGTCCAACTCCTAGGCCGCGTTGGCCAGCGGTAGGGCCAGCAGCTCCCCGGCCGCCGCCGCTCCGGCCTGTAGCAGAAATTGTTTCGCACCAGCGTCGGTGGCCGCTGGCAGCGGGCACTGCAAACTCGTGCACGAGCGCTGTTGCGCGCGCTCGGCAGCAAAGCGCAGCAAAGTGGTGCCGACCCCGCAACGGCGCGCCGGTTGCACCACCAGCAAGGCGGCGAGAGTGGCTTGCGGCGCGGCGGCTAGTTGCCGCGCGTAGGTGACGTGCACCACGCCCACCACG contains:
- a CDS encoding GNAT family N-acetyltransferase — its product is MVSRPIRIRRARRTDFVAVMSLLAEAGLPVPPPERPALHRFRNLVADLGTDLYLATIDERVVGVVHVTYARQLAAAPQATLAALLVVQPARRCGVGTTLLRFAAERAQQRSCTSLQCPLPAATDAGAKQFLLQAGAAAAGELLALPLANAA